A single genomic interval of Lathyrus oleraceus cultivar Zhongwan6 chromosome 7, CAAS_Psat_ZW6_1.0, whole genome shotgun sequence harbors:
- the LOC127108253 gene encoding mavicyanin has translation MAEKVNLSFILFVMTGCIIFESVNSATHIVGGKVGWNLPSYYSFFEDWSKNQTFIVGDQLLFQYNPGLSTVLEVNKNDFGNCTNRNTIHTYFRGNSTVPLNKPGDYYFFCSVGKRCEAGQKLWVNVRPGKTSRKTLM, from the exons ATGGCTGAGAAAGTGAACCTTAGTTTCATCCTATTTGTCATGACTGGTTGTATTATATTTGAATCTGTAAATTCAGCAACACACATTGTTGGAGGCAAGGTTGGTTGGAATTTGCCTAGTTATTATAGTTTCTTTGAGGATTGGTCAAAGAACCAAACCTTCATTGTTGGCGATCAACTTC TATTCCAGTACAATCCAGGTCTTAGCACAGTTCTTGAAGTAAACAAGAATGATTTTGGTAATTGCACAAACAGAAATACCATACACACATACTTCAGAGGAAACTCAACAGTTCCTTTGAACAAGCCTGGTGACTATTATTTCTTCTGTTCTGTTGGCAAACGTTGTGAGGCAGGTCAAAAACTTTGGGTTAATGTTCGTCCAGGAAAAACCTCAAGGAAAACCCTCATGTAG